One genomic window of Hyperolius riggenbachi isolate aHypRig1 chromosome 7, aHypRig1.pri, whole genome shotgun sequence includes the following:
- the LOC137524173 gene encoding E3 ubiquitin-protein ligase TRIM39-like isoform X2: MASASLGEGLSCSICLSLYTEPVTLTCGHSFCRDCIVTALETQKASGKVYSCSESRKEYPNHPLQEKNRKLSNTVNNFTAMQQEKPEVQCTFCVDAPVPAIKTCQHCETSMCDKHLAAHNKTVDHVLVEPTSSFISKKCSIHKKILEYYCSEDSTCLCVSCCLVGTHNGHQVELLEEASEKKKEELRHVLKKMAPYEERIQSLQDHKRNAQEKAADEKRRVTALFEDFRRQLEVHEMKVLNEITRQEEQISQAVSDCIQHLETQGGELSRKMARIEKMCNMTDPIAVLQDPESDTADQDMEEPSLPDLNDFLIFLELKKSITELITQIKSKVDSSLPKKTHLLLDEDTAHDDLDVYNDFRSISVSTSHGRPHSQKRFITFPQVMSRESFSSGRHYWEVEVDDHNGDWHVGVSYPSIEREGDESGIGNNNKSWSFRSENDKRFAYHNYFEILSLNPQSTFRRLGMYLDYEAGRLSFYQVDDAFSHLHTFSATFTEPLHAAFYVSYDGWVMILP, encoded by the coding sequence ATGGCGTCCGCCTCTCTCGGAGAAGGGCTGAGCTGCTCTATATGCCTGAGCCTGTATACAGAGCCGGTGACACTGACTTGTGGACACAGCTTCTGCCGGGATTGTATTGTGACTGCGCTGGAGACACAGAAGGCATCGGGAAAAGTTTATTCCTGTTCAGAGTCTCGAAAGGAGTATCCAAACCACCCTCTGCAGGAGAAGAACAGGAAGCTGTCCAACACTGTGAACAATTTCACAGCTATGCAACAAGAGAAACCCGAGGTTCAGTGTACGTTTTGTGTGGATGCCCCAGTGCCGGCCATTAAGACTTGCCAACACTGTGAAACCTCCATGTGTGATAAACATCTGGCAGCTCATAACAAGACAGTGGACCACGTGTTAGTGGAGCCAACGTCATCTTTCATCAGCAAAAAATGCTCCATCCACAAAAAAATCCTGGAGTATTACTGCTCTGAGGACtccacctgtctgtgtgtgtcctgctgtcttgTTGGGACACATAATGGACACCAGGTGGAACTTCTAGAGGAGGCTTCTGAGAAGAAAAAGGAGGAACTAAGACATGTACTAAAAAAGATGGCACCATATGAAGAGAGAATCCAGAGCTTACAGGACCACAAAAGGAATGCACAAGAAAAAGCAGCTGATGAGAAGAGGAGAGTCACAGCTCTGTTTGAGGACTTCAGGAGACAGCTGGAAGTCCATGAGATGAAAGTCCTGAATGAGATCACCAGGCAAGAAGAGCAGATATCACAGGCTGTCTCTGATTGTATCCAGCATCTGGAGACACAAGGAGGGGAACTGTCCAGGAAGATGGCTCGCATTGAAAAGATGTGTAATATGACTGACCCAATAGCTGTCCTGCAAGATCCAGAATCCGACACAGCTGACCAAGATATGGAGGAACCTTCTCTTCCTGATCTAAATGATTTTCTGATTTTTCTTGAGTTAAAAAAATCCATAACTGAACTTATTACGCAAATTAAATCAAAAGTTGATTCTTCTTTGCCAAAGAAAACACATCTGTTACTGGATGAAGATACTGCACATGATGATTTGGATGTGTATAATGACTTTAGAAGTATCTCTGTCTCAACAAGTCATGGCAGACCGCATTCACAGAAGAGGTTTATTACATTCCCTCAGGTGATGAGTCGTGAgagcttttcctctggcagacattactgggaagtggaggTTGATGATCATAATGGAGATTGGCATGTTGGGGTAAGCTATCCTAGTATAGAGAGAGAAGGGGACGAATCCGGCATTGGAAATAACAACAAATCTTGGAGTTTCCGTAGCGAAAATGATAAACGTTTTGCTTACCATAATTACTTTGAGATATTGTCATTAAATCCTCAGTCTACCTTCAGAAGATTAGGGATGTATCTGGATTATGAAGCTGGACGTCTGTCCTTCTACCAGGTGGATGACGCATTTAGCCATTTACACACCTTCAgtgccaccttcactgagcccctccatgctgcttTCTATGTGAGTTACGACGGTTGGGTGATGATTTTACCCTAA